In Leucobacter insecticola, one DNA window encodes the following:
- a CDS encoding IS110 family transposase: MEHYDDVAVFIGLDVGKSEHHAVALTRDGKKLYDKPLPNTEAKIISVLDQLAEHGPALLVVDQPATIGALPVAVAQAHGVLVGYLPGLTMRRVADLHPGEAKTDARDAFIIAETARTMPSTLRSIKVADEQIAELSMLCGFDDDLAAQITQVSNRVRGLLTQIHPTLERVLGPRLDHPAILDVLQRYPSPGELRRAGQKRVAARLLKRAPRKGGAWAQEIFDALDQQTVTVTGTNAASIVLPRLAKQLSELRQQRTDIASEVEKIVEAHPLHPVLTSMPGVGVRTAARLLTEIVGKHFPTAGHLASYAGLAPVTRRSGTSIRGEHPSKRGNKVLKRAMFLSAFAALRDPESRAYYDRKIAQGKRHNQALIALARRRCDVLHAMIRTGSLYQPRTQSETALAA; this comes from the coding sequence ATTGAGCACTACGACGACGTCGCGGTCTTCATCGGCCTCGATGTCGGCAAGAGCGAGCATCACGCGGTCGCGCTCACCCGCGACGGGAAGAAGCTCTACGACAAGCCGCTCCCGAACACCGAAGCCAAGATCATATCGGTGCTAGATCAACTCGCTGAGCACGGCCCCGCTCTGCTGGTCGTTGACCAGCCCGCCACGATCGGGGCGCTCCCCGTCGCCGTCGCGCAAGCGCATGGTGTGCTCGTCGGGTATCTCCCCGGCCTCACGATGCGCCGCGTCGCTGACCTCCACCCCGGTGAAGCGAAGACCGACGCACGGGACGCGTTCATCATCGCGGAGACCGCCCGCACGATGCCCTCAACTCTGCGATCGATCAAAGTCGCCGATGAGCAGATCGCGGAACTCTCGATGCTGTGTGGCTTCGATGATGATCTTGCCGCGCAAATCACGCAAGTCTCCAACCGCGTTCGAGGTCTCCTCACCCAGATCCATCCCACCCTGGAACGGGTACTCGGGCCGCGTCTGGATCATCCCGCGATCCTCGATGTGCTGCAGCGTTACCCATCACCGGGTGAGTTGCGCCGAGCCGGGCAGAAGCGCGTCGCGGCCAGGCTCCTCAAGCGTGCCCCGCGCAAGGGCGGGGCATGGGCGCAGGAGATCTTCGACGCCCTCGATCAACAGACCGTGACGGTCACCGGCACGAACGCCGCGAGTATCGTGCTGCCACGGCTCGCGAAGCAACTCAGCGAACTCCGCCAGCAACGCACCGATATCGCGTCCGAGGTTGAGAAGATCGTGGAAGCGCACCCTCTTCACCCGGTCCTGACGAGTATGCCGGGAGTCGGCGTCAGGACCGCAGCCAGACTCCTCACCGAGATCGTCGGGAAACATTTCCCCACGGCCGGGCACCTCGCGTCTTACGCCGGGCTCGCGCCCGTCACCCGCCGATCCGGCACCTCGATCCGCGGCGAACACCCCTCAAAGCGCGGCAACAAGGTCCTGAAACGTGCAATGTTTCTTTCCGCGTTTGCAGCGCTCCGAGATCCCGAATCACGGGCCTACTACGACCGGAAGATCGCGCAAGGCAAACGCCATAACCAAGCACTCATCGCACTGGCGAGGCGCCGCTGCGACGTCCTCCACGCAATGATCAGAACCGGCAGCCTCTACCAGCCACGAACCCAATCAGAAACCGCCCTCGCCGCTTGA
- a CDS encoding dicarboxylate/amino acid:cation symporter: MDLLRKFPLLGWIIVAIVLGILLGPIVPVWLGGVFLTYNSIFSGFLGFAVPLIILGLVTPAIAELGRGAGKWLGLTAAIAYGSTLLAGLLAYWVSMWLFRGAMAGGELGSITEDGGSGFAPYFTLVTAAGDSPTSIVLKPVIDVMSALVLAFVVGIGLTAFRSRVVFRGAVEFRTIIESLIRRILVPALPLFIFGIFLDLSASGSAVTVVSKFLLVVVVSFALTLVVLLIQYSIAGAMARTNPLRALWNMRDAYFTALGTSSSAATIPVTLASTKKNGVSDAVAGFVVPLCATIHLSGSMVKITAFSIAVLLLTGGDVSFGSYFPFILMLGIMMIAAPGVPGGAIAAAAGLLVQMLGFGEAEVGIMFAAYIALDSFGTATNVTGDGAIAMIMNTITRGRLGDQSQDESDEVVELADGTVDRGHSADTAAPTA, translated from the coding sequence GTGGACCTGCTCCGTAAGTTTCCCCTGCTCGGCTGGATCATCGTCGCCATTGTGCTTGGTATTTTGCTCGGCCCAATTGTGCCTGTCTGGCTCGGCGGAGTGTTCCTGACCTACAACTCCATCTTTTCGGGCTTTCTGGGCTTTGCGGTTCCGCTGATCATCCTGGGCCTGGTGACGCCCGCGATCGCCGAGCTCGGCCGCGGTGCAGGCAAATGGTTAGGGCTGACTGCCGCGATTGCTTACGGGTCGACGTTGCTCGCCGGCTTGCTCGCCTACTGGGTTAGCATGTGGCTGTTTCGCGGCGCGATGGCGGGTGGCGAGCTCGGGTCGATCACCGAAGACGGTGGCTCAGGCTTTGCACCGTACTTTACGCTCGTGACGGCCGCAGGTGATTCGCCGACATCGATCGTGCTGAAACCGGTGATTGACGTAATGAGTGCGCTGGTGCTGGCGTTTGTAGTCGGGATCGGGCTTACGGCCTTTCGCAGCCGCGTTGTGTTTCGCGGTGCCGTTGAGTTTCGCACCATTATCGAGTCGCTGATTCGGCGTATCCTGGTGCCCGCGCTGCCACTGTTCATTTTCGGGATCTTCCTGGACCTGTCCGCGAGCGGGTCAGCGGTCACGGTGGTGTCGAAGTTCCTGCTCGTCGTCGTCGTGTCGTTCGCGTTGACGCTGGTCGTTCTGCTGATTCAGTACAGCATCGCCGGGGCGATGGCGCGTACGAACCCGTTGCGCGCGCTGTGGAACATGCGCGATGCATACTTCACGGCGCTCGGCACGTCGTCGTCGGCAGCGACGATTCCGGTGACGCTAGCGTCAACGAAGAAGAACGGGGTCAGTGACGCGGTTGCAGGGTTCGTGGTGCCGCTGTGCGCGACGATTCACCTGTCAGGCTCGATGGTCAAGATCACGGCGTTCTCGATCGCGGTACTTCTGCTCACAGGCGGCGACGTGTCCTTCGGTTCGTACTTCCCGTTCATCTTGATGCTTGGCATCATGATGATTGCCGCGCCGGGCGTGCCCGGTGGCGCGATTGCAGCCGCGGCCGGTCTTCTCGTGCAGATGCTCGGGTTTGGTGAGGCTGAGGTGGGCATCATGTTTGCTGCCTACATTGCCCTCGACAGTTTCGGCACCGCGACCAACGTGACTGGCGACGGTGCAATCGCGATGATCATGAATACGATCACTCGCGGACGCCTGGGTGACCAATCGCAAGACGAATCAGACGAGGTTGTTGAGCTCGCTGATGGCACGGTCGATCGTGGTCACTCGGCCGATACTGCTGCGCCGACGGCGTAG
- a CDS encoding class I SAM-dependent methyltransferase — translation MPNSQILPGWDALSTERGLTVLEWASAQRIEGRSMAELNSALRRQELSPDEVAAILTQVGLRNKAAAKFGALASQLLFTQAGLEQASRARVSAHHAERFRAAGCARVADLGCGLGSESIALLEAGITPLPVELDPLTARFAAHNLRVASGQAGLPAPSVRVGDAELLGAANADGVFLDPARRTAGHRDTRRVTSPDDYSPSLTFAFGFASLLPTGIKLGPGFDRELIPDSAEAQWVSVDGQVVEMGLWFGAAAREGIRRSALVLRGESDSFELTAPGDTADVEVQALGEYLYEPDGAVIRARLIGELARRIDAGMLSEGIAYMTSNRHVWTPFAQAFRILEVLPAKEKELRRALSDRGIGSLEIKKRGANVDPAALRTRLKLRGENHATLFLTRVGDAHTALLAERC, via the coding sequence TTGCCGAACTCCCAGATCCTCCCCGGCTGGGACGCGCTCAGCACCGAGCGGGGGCTCACTGTACTCGAGTGGGCCTCCGCTCAGCGCATTGAGGGCCGTTCAATGGCCGAGCTCAACTCCGCGCTTCGCCGCCAAGAGCTTTCGCCAGACGAGGTCGCCGCGATCCTGACCCAGGTGGGACTGCGAAATAAGGCCGCGGCGAAGTTTGGCGCGCTGGCTTCGCAGCTCCTGTTCACGCAGGCCGGACTCGAGCAGGCGAGCCGCGCTCGGGTGTCAGCGCACCACGCTGAGCGGTTTCGCGCGGCCGGTTGTGCGCGGGTCGCGGATCTCGGCTGCGGGCTAGGATCCGAATCGATCGCGCTGCTGGAGGCCGGGATCACCCCCTTGCCCGTCGAGCTCGATCCGCTCACCGCGCGCTTTGCCGCACACAATTTGCGCGTTGCGTCGGGCCAGGCTGGACTCCCCGCCCCCTCCGTGCGCGTGGGAGACGCAGAGTTACTCGGGGCCGCCAATGCCGACGGCGTGTTTCTCGATCCGGCCAGGCGCACTGCCGGGCACCGCGACACGCGGAGGGTCACTTCGCCCGACGACTACTCCCCCTCTCTCACCTTCGCCTTCGGTTTTGCTTCGCTGCTGCCAACCGGAATCAAGCTCGGCCCCGGCTTCGACCGCGAACTCATCCCAGACTCCGCCGAGGCACAGTGGGTGTCGGTCGACGGCCAGGTGGTCGAAATGGGACTGTGGTTTGGGGCTGCGGCTCGCGAGGGGATCCGTCGCTCAGCGTTGGTGTTGCGTGGGGAAAGCGATAGTTTTGAACTCACCGCGCCGGGCGACACAGCCGACGTCGAGGTTCAAGCGCTGGGCGAGTACCTCTACGAGCCTGACGGTGCGGTGATCCGCGCGCGCCTCATCGGCGAACTCGCGCGCCGAATCGATGCGGGGATGCTCAGCGAGGGCATCGCCTACATGACCTCGAATCGCCACGTCTGGACCCCGTTTGCACAGGCCTTTCGGATCCTGGAGGTGCTGCCAGCTAAGGAGAAGGAACTGCGCCGTGCCCTTTCTGACCGCGGCATCGGCTCGCTGGAGATCAAGAAGCGCGGCGCCAACGTGGATCCGGCGGCGCTCCGCACCCGACTCAAGCTGCGGGGCGAGAACCACGCCACGCTGTTCCTCACCCGTGTGGGAGACGCCCACACGGCACTACTCGCGGAGCGGTGCTGA
- a CDS encoding DUF4190 domain-containing protein: MEITPDRISERRVNVYAQPPQQPVPPQYPAPQTPAPQQAAPQQSFPGQQAPQAYPQQAAQYPQPNHPAPSTATTLDKTNTFALLSIILAFIAPLAGIVFGHMGLSQIKKKGDAGRGIALTGLIISYAYFVFVAVFFFVWIGFVVTLFSSLGGLMNGYSDYGYYN, translated from the coding sequence ATGGAGATTACGCCGGATCGCATATCTGAAAGAAGAGTAAATGTCTACGCCCAACCCCCACAGCAGCCCGTTCCCCCGCAGTACCCTGCGCCACAAACGCCGGCTCCGCAGCAGGCCGCTCCCCAGCAGAGCTTCCCGGGCCAGCAGGCCCCACAGGCCTATCCGCAACAGGCAGCGCAGTACCCGCAGCCGAACCATCCGGCGCCCTCAACAGCGACGACGCTCGACAAGACCAACACCTTCGCGCTGCTCTCAATCATCCTCGCATTCATCGCACCGCTCGCCGGCATCGTGTTCGGTCACATGGGCCTCAGCCAGATCAAGAAGAAGGGCGACGCTGGTCGCGGCATCGCGCTCACGGGCCTCATCATCAGCTACGCCTACTTCGTCTTCGTCGCGGTCTTCTTTTTCGTGTGGATCGGATTCGTTGTCACGTTGTTCAGCAGCCTGGGCGGTCTGATGAACGGCTACAGCGACTACGGCTACTACAACTAG
- the groES gene encoding co-chaperone GroES, with product MSVAIKPLEDRIVIKQVEAEQTTASGLVIPESAKEKPQEGEVVAVGPGRVSDNGTRIPLDVEVGNLVIYSKFGGTEVKVGGEDYLVLSARDILAIVER from the coding sequence GTGTCGGTCGCTATTAAGCCGCTCGAAGATCGTATCGTTATCAAGCAGGTCGAGGCAGAGCAGACCACCGCATCCGGTCTGGTCATTCCCGAGAGCGCCAAGGAGAAGCCCCAGGAGGGCGAGGTCGTCGCTGTGGGACCCGGTCGCGTGTCTGACAACGGAACCCGCATTCCCCTCGACGTTGAGGTCGGTAACCTTGTGATCTACTCGAAGTTCGGCGGTACTGAGGTCAAGGTCGGTGGCGAAGATTACCTCGTGCTTTCGGCTCGCGACATTCTCGCAATCGTCGAGCGCTAA
- the rarD gene encoding EamA family transporter RarD codes for MRKFRAGLGYGLSAYLLWGAFPAYFGLISMVSALEVVPWRVTATLVFSAVLVTITGRWSQVAAILRKPRLLGWFALSSLLLYANWQIFVIGVMTGHVIETSLGYFINPLFTILIGVVVRKESLSRLQWMAVGIAAVGVLTVAIAYGAFPWISIGLALTFGVYGAVHKHVGETIDGLTGLTVETLISVPVGIVQMIIIATTAGLTAHTFGPGILLLVLGSGVVTAIPLILFGESARRLPLSYIGFIQFLTPILGFLYGYFVLHEEVSLGRWIGFITVWIALVLLIVDMILQLRRSPGAQLSTGPIPLD; via the coding sequence GTGAGAAAATTTCGCGCGGGACTAGGGTACGGGCTCTCCGCCTATCTCCTGTGGGGCGCATTCCCCGCCTATTTCGGCCTCATCTCTATGGTGAGCGCGCTCGAGGTGGTGCCCTGGCGGGTCACCGCGACCCTCGTATTCAGCGCGGTTCTTGTGACCATCACGGGTCGTTGGTCCCAGGTGGCCGCGATCCTGCGAAAGCCCCGACTCTTGGGCTGGTTCGCGCTGTCATCGCTGCTTCTGTACGCAAACTGGCAGATCTTCGTGATCGGGGTGATGACCGGGCACGTCATTGAGACCTCGCTCGGCTACTTCATTAACCCGCTTTTCACCATTCTCATTGGTGTGGTGGTGCGGAAAGAGAGCCTTTCACGGCTGCAGTGGATGGCTGTCGGCATTGCCGCCGTTGGAGTCTTGACGGTCGCGATTGCGTATGGTGCGTTCCCCTGGATTTCGATCGGCCTTGCGCTCACCTTTGGTGTCTACGGCGCCGTGCACAAGCACGTTGGAGAGACGATTGATGGGCTGACGGGGCTGACCGTTGAGACCTTGATCTCTGTGCCGGTCGGTATCGTCCAGATGATCATTATCGCGACCACGGCAGGGCTCACCGCCCACACCTTCGGGCCCGGGATCCTGCTTCTCGTCTTAGGAAGCGGTGTTGTCACGGCGATCCCGCTCATTCTTTTCGGTGAGTCGGCGCGGCGTCTGCCCCTGTCCTACATCGGCTTCATCCAGTTCTTGACACCGATTCTCGGGTTCCTGTACGGCTATTTTGTGCTGCACGAAGAAGTGTCACTCGGGCGCTGGATCGGCTTTATCACGGTGTGGATCGCGCTGGTGCTGCTGATCGTTGACATGATTCTTCAGCTGCGACGTTCGCCCGGAGCACAGCTTTCAACTGGGCCGATTCCCTTAGACTGA
- a CDS encoding GuaB3 family IMP dehydrogenase-related protein, with the protein MSNQIEIGRGKRARRVYTFDEIGIVPTRRTRDPELVSTAWSIDAFQFEIPVLGAPMDSVMSPAKAIELGRLGGLGVMNLEGLWTRHTDPEPLLAELSTITDEVAAVKRMRELYAAPIQPELIRARLGEIRDAGVTVAGALSPHRTAEFTETVVNAGVDLFVIRGNTVSAEHVAKEGREPLNLKQFIYELDVPVIVGGAATYQSALHLMRTGAAGVLVGFGGGASSTTRATLGIRAPMASAIADVAGARSDYLDESGGRYVHVIADGGLGTSGDLIKAMACGADAVMLGTALARASDAPGKGWHWGQEAHHEDLPRGRRIAVDAVAPLSEIVNGPAHVADGSANLMGALKRAMATTGYSELKSFQRIDIVHAER; encoded by the coding sequence GTGAGCAACCAGATCGAAATTGGCCGCGGCAAGCGTGCGAGACGCGTATACACCTTCGACGAAATCGGGATTGTGCCGACGCGGCGCACACGCGATCCCGAGCTTGTCTCGACCGCCTGGTCGATTGACGCGTTCCAATTTGAGATCCCCGTGCTCGGAGCACCTATGGACTCGGTGATGTCGCCCGCGAAGGCGATCGAGCTTGGGCGGCTTGGGGGCCTCGGGGTTATGAATCTCGAGGGACTGTGGACGCGCCACACGGATCCCGAACCCCTGCTCGCCGAGCTCTCGACGATCACTGACGAGGTCGCAGCCGTGAAACGGATGCGCGAACTGTATGCGGCTCCGATCCAGCCCGAACTGATTCGTGCGCGCCTCGGTGAGATCCGCGACGCCGGAGTGACCGTTGCCGGCGCCCTGTCACCGCACCGCACCGCGGAGTTCACCGAGACGGTGGTGAACGCCGGTGTCGATCTATTCGTGATCCGCGGCAACACGGTGTCGGCGGAGCACGTCGCGAAAGAGGGACGCGAGCCCCTCAACCTGAAGCAGTTCATCTACGAGCTGGATGTACCCGTGATCGTCGGGGGAGCAGCGACATATCAGTCGGCGCTCCACCTCATGCGCACGGGGGCCGCGGGCGTGCTTGTCGGCTTCGGTGGCGGTGCTTCCTCAACGACCCGCGCGACGCTTGGCATCAGGGCACCAATGGCGAGCGCGATCGCCGATGTGGCGGGCGCACGTTCCGACTACCTTGACGAGTCGGGCGGACGTTACGTGCATGTGATCGCAGACGGCGGCCTCGGCACCTCTGGTGACCTCATCAAGGCGATGGCGTGCGGCGCCGATGCGGTCATGCTCGGCACGGCCCTCGCCCGGGCCTCAGACGCGCCCGGCAAGGGCTGGCACTGGGGTCAGGAAGCGCACCACGAGGATCTGCCGCGCGGGCGCCGGATCGCGGTCGATGCGGTGGCTCCTCTCTCTGAGATCGTGAATGGCCCGGCGCACGTCGCTGACGGCAGTGCCAACCTGATGGGTGCGCTGAAGCGCGCCATGGCGACGACCGGCTATTCGGAGCTCAAGAGTTTCCAGCGCATCGATATCGTTCACGCCGAACGCTAG
- a CDS encoding SURF1 family cytochrome oxidase biogenesis protein, with product MEQSRKPEYLGDPTLGQVMRRPRWVLAFLLAMLVAAAFAWLGQWQMSNAIRSSSDPVVDTEAIQPLSEVADTGIGVTEAGAGVVVRVRGSFVPGDSRLLSPRQNGGETGTWVVGRFVTEAPEGEPGSNLAVAIAWAPDAAAAQRALEEFDRDPEFVSSRLLEGRYMPAEAAQVPREDEDPQTLKSMLPAHLANLWTDVDSPVYAGYLVMHSQAGGTELLLGLDPIDSVAPTPPEKVSWLNVFYAVEWVVFAGFAVFFWFRLARDAWEKEHELKLLSQAEPEPSDPH from the coding sequence GTGGAACAGTCGCGAAAGCCCGAGTATTTGGGTGACCCCACGCTTGGCCAGGTCATGCGGCGGCCACGCTGGGTTCTCGCGTTCCTGCTTGCCATGCTCGTCGCGGCGGCATTCGCCTGGCTGGGGCAGTGGCAGATGAGTAACGCGATTCGCTCCAGCTCGGATCCGGTGGTGGATACCGAAGCGATACAGCCGCTGTCAGAGGTGGCCGACACCGGGATTGGTGTGACGGAAGCCGGTGCTGGCGTCGTGGTGAGGGTCCGCGGGTCCTTCGTGCCGGGAGACTCGCGGCTGCTCTCCCCGAGGCAAAACGGCGGAGAGACCGGCACCTGGGTCGTCGGGCGCTTCGTGACGGAGGCTCCGGAGGGTGAACCCGGATCCAACCTCGCCGTGGCGATTGCGTGGGCGCCGGATGCGGCGGCGGCGCAGCGCGCGCTCGAAGAGTTCGACCGCGATCCTGAATTTGTATCCTCGCGCCTGCTTGAGGGCCGGTATATGCCGGCCGAGGCGGCGCAGGTTCCGCGCGAGGACGAGGACCCGCAGACGCTGAAGAGCATGCTGCCCGCGCACCTTGCAAACCTGTGGACGGACGTTGACTCTCCGGTCTATGCGGGATACCTGGTGATGCACTCACAAGCGGGGGGAACGGAACTGCTCTTGGGGCTCGATCCGATCGACTCGGTGGCGCCCACACCCCCGGAGAAGGTGAGCTGGCTAAACGTCTTCTACGCGGTTGAGTGGGTCGTGTTTGCCGGCTTCGCCGTGTTCTTCTGGTTCCGTCTCGCGCGTGACGCATGGGAAAAGGAACACGAACTCAAACTGCTGTCTCAGGCTGAACCCGAACCCAGCGACCCCCACTAG
- a CDS encoding DUF3817 domain-containing protein — MQLQPKPADYPRIRKAVSVYKVTSVITGVMLLLLCAVMVMKYVFHVQLFLFGPDGFARFEPIAPEGIDADFQPGGFDLFKAILIAHGWFYVVYLVSDFMLWSPMRWGFMRFLLIALGGVIPFMSFILEARVVREVNAFLAAREAEQTGGSPEVSQPPTAASTAHSPEGRS, encoded by the coding sequence ATGCAATTGCAGCCGAAACCAGCCGACTATCCGCGAATCCGCAAGGCGGTCAGCGTGTACAAGGTGACCTCGGTCATCACCGGCGTGATGCTCCTGCTGCTGTGCGCCGTGATGGTCATGAAGTACGTCTTCCATGTACAGCTGTTTTTGTTCGGGCCCGACGGATTCGCTCGGTTTGAGCCCATCGCACCCGAGGGGATCGACGCCGACTTTCAGCCGGGCGGTTTTGACCTGTTCAAGGCGATCCTGATCGCACACGGCTGGTTCTACGTTGTGTACCTGGTGTCCGACTTTATGCTGTGGAGTCCGATGCGCTGGGGGTTCATGCGGTTCCTGTTGATCGCCCTGGGCGGCGTGATCCCGTTCATGTCATTCATCCTTGAAGCGCGCGTCGTGCGCGAGGTCAACGCGTTCCTCGCCGCGCGCGAAGCGGAGCAAACTGGCGGCTCCCCAGAAGTTTCCCAACCACCCACTGCGGCATCGACCGCTCACAGTCCGGAAGGCCGTTCATGA
- the guaA gene encoding glutamine-hydrolyzing GMP synthase has product MTSSAHTAHRPVLVVDFGAQYAQLIARRVREAGVYSELVPHTITAEEVRAKQPLGIVLSGGPSSVYADGAPQFDDTIFELGIPTLGICYGFQVMARALGGVVGNTGDREYGATDASVLGGGGAILGDQPETQNVWMSHGDAVQQAPEGFEVLAKTAVTPVAAFGSAEKRMYGVQWHPEVKHSDHGQKLLENFLHHVAGIANDWNAGNVIAEQIARIREQVGSARVISALSGGVDSAVSTALVHRAIGDQLTAVFVDHGLLRKGEREQVEKDYVESTGVRLITVEAADTFLGHLEGVTDPEQKRKIIGREFIRAFEQVQRDLVSEAAASGEKVKFLVQGTLYPDVVESGGGSGTANIKSHHNVGGLPDDLDFELIEPLRTLFKDEVRAIGRELGIPEAIVGRQPFPGPGLGIRIVGEVTRDRLETLREADAIARAELTAAGLDAEIWQCPVVLLADVRSVGVQGDGRTYGHPIVLRPVSSEDAMTADWTRVPYEVLARISNAITNQVPEVNRVVLDVTSKPPGTIEWE; this is encoded by the coding sequence ATGACCTCATCCGCCCACACCGCGCACCGCCCGGTGCTCGTCGTTGACTTCGGTGCACAGTACGCGCAGCTGATTGCGCGCCGTGTGCGCGAGGCCGGCGTGTACTCGGAGCTTGTGCCCCACACAATCACGGCCGAGGAAGTGCGCGCGAAGCAGCCGCTCGGCATCGTGCTCTCAGGCGGACCGTCCTCGGTATATGCGGACGGGGCACCGCAGTTTGACGACACGATTTTTGAGCTGGGGATCCCGACTCTCGGGATCTGCTACGGCTTCCAGGTGATGGCCAGAGCGCTGGGCGGAGTTGTCGGAAACACTGGTGACCGTGAATACGGGGCGACCGATGCGTCCGTGCTCGGTGGCGGCGGCGCGATTCTGGGCGATCAACCCGAGACGCAGAACGTCTGGATGAGCCATGGCGATGCCGTGCAGCAGGCCCCCGAGGGGTTTGAGGTGCTTGCAAAGACCGCCGTCACACCGGTGGCAGCGTTTGGCAGCGCCGAGAAGCGGATGTACGGCGTGCAATGGCACCCCGAGGTGAAGCATTCGGATCACGGCCAGAAGCTGCTCGAAAACTTCCTGCACCATGTCGCGGGCATCGCGAACGATTGGAACGCGGGCAATGTGATCGCGGAGCAGATCGCCCGGATCCGGGAGCAGGTGGGTTCCGCGCGCGTGATCTCTGCGCTGTCGGGGGGCGTTGATTCCGCGGTGTCCACGGCGCTTGTGCACCGTGCCATCGGCGATCAGTTGACCGCCGTGTTTGTGGATCACGGGCTTCTCCGCAAGGGCGAGCGCGAGCAGGTCGAGAAGGACTACGTCGAGTCGACCGGTGTGCGGCTGATTACCGTCGAGGCCGCTGATACCTTCCTCGGGCATCTCGAAGGGGTCACCGATCCCGAGCAGAAGCGCAAGATCATCGGTCGTGAGTTTATTCGCGCGTTTGAGCAGGTACAGCGAGATCTCGTCAGCGAGGCTGCGGCGTCGGGCGAGAAGGTGAAGTTTTTGGTGCAGGGCACGCTCTACCCCGATGTGGTTGAGTCGGGTGGCGGATCCGGCACCGCAAACATTAAGTCTCACCACAACGTCGGTGGCTTGCCCGATGACCTCGACTTCGAACTCATCGAGCCGCTGCGGACGCTGTTCAAGGATGAGGTGCGTGCGATCGGTCGCGAGCTCGGGATCCCCGAGGCGATCGTTGGTCGGCAGCCCTTCCCTGGCCCCGGGCTCGGGATCCGGATCGTGGGCGAGGTCACGCGTGATCGCCTTGAGACGCTGCGCGAGGCGGACGCCATTGCGCGCGCCGAGCTGACGGCTGCGGGCCTTGACGCGGAGATCTGGCAGTGCCCGGTCGTGCTGCTCGCTGACGTTCGTTCCGTGGGGGTGCAGGGTGACGGGCGTACGTATGGCCACCCGATTGTGCTGCGCCCGGTGTCGTCGGAGGATGCGATGACCGCCGACTGGACGCGCGTGCCCTACGAGGTACTGGCGCGCATTTCAAATGCGATTACGAATCAGGTGCCCGAGGTGAATCGTGTCGTGCTCGACGTCACCTCCAAACCCCCGGGAACGATCGAGTGGGAGTAG
- a CDS encoding iron chaperone, translating to MSTQVSDYLATLPEAERERILEIYTRAREVVPEAEEGLSYAMPCLMYKGKGLIAVMNTRKHIGVYPFGNLGTLADAVAEAGLDSTKGQSTSSRGSVFPRNCSTNSSSAGSHRSTGRRSLLGIRLRVEFSLGLGIPLGHAHHESDDRPDREAHADARANRVAGRTDHSADAPPRTMPALIQAADTPNAGFFFSLMVSMLLRLVQPPDSCCTPSLRFAVEPAARSFGGVQGRDRDGLGVS from the coding sequence ATGAGCACTCAAGTTAGCGACTACCTCGCCACGCTCCCGGAGGCGGAGCGCGAGCGGATCCTTGAGATCTACACGCGTGCACGCGAGGTCGTGCCCGAGGCCGAAGAGGGCCTCAGCTATGCCATGCCGTGCCTCATGTACAAGGGCAAAGGCCTCATCGCGGTCATGAACACGCGGAAGCACATTGGGGTGTATCCCTTCGGCAATCTGGGGACACTGGCTGACGCCGTCGCAGAGGCCGGACTCGACAGCACCAAGGGTCAATCCACCTCAAGCCGGGGCAGCGTCTTCCCACGGAACTGCTCGACCAATTCCTCGAGCGCCGGGTCGCACAGATCGACGGGTAGGCGCTCGTTACTCGGGATCAGGTTGAGAGTCGAGTTTAGTCTCGGCCTCGGGATCCCCCTTGGGCATGCCCATCACGAATCCGATGATCGCCCCGATCGCGAGGCCCACGCCGATGCCCGCGCCAATCGCGTTGCCGGTCGCACCGATCATTCCGCCGATGCCCCGCCGAGAACGATGCCGGCACTGATCCAGGCCGCTGACACCCCAAACGCCGGGTTCTTCTTCTCACTCATGGTTTCCATGCTACTCCGGTTGGTGCAGCCGCCAGACTCTTGTTGCACGCCGAGCCTTCGTTTCGCCGTCGAGCCTGCGGCTCGCTCATTCGGCGGGGTGCAGGGACGAGACCGAGACGGTCTCGGAGTGAGCTAA